The Choloepus didactylus isolate mChoDid1 chromosome 7, mChoDid1.pri, whole genome shotgun sequence genome segment AAGTGACTGCCTTGGTGGGGCCCAATGGATCTGGGAAGAGCACAGTGGCTGCTCTGTTGCAGAACCTGTACCAGCCTACGGGGGGTCGTTTGCTGCTGGATGGGGAGCCCCTTCCCCAGTATGAGCATCGCTACCTGCACAGACAGGTGAGCAAAAGGATGGCATGGAGGAGGATAGGGAGTATCCAGTAAGAGCATTCTCAATGAGTACTATGAAAGGAAGGTTAATGAATGATCGAAAACCTTGGGTGGAGATGAGGGTGTGGTCGAGAAAGGTTGCATGACTTTGTGATACCCTCCCAATAAGCATTTTGAGTCTTCAGCCCCAAGATAACCAACCTCCTGTGTTCCTTTTCCTATGAGTCTTCATCGTATTTCATCCCAGGTGGCTGCAGTGGGACAAGAGCCACTGCTATTTGGAAGAAGTCTTCGAGAAAATATCGCCTATGGCATGATCCAGGAGCCAGATATGGAGGAAATCACAGCTGCTGCAAAGAAGTCTGGAGCCCATAATTTCATCTCTGCATTCCCTCAGGGCTACAACACAGGTAGTCTTTCCACTCAAGTTACCTAGCAGACATCTTTACTTTTACTGAAAccctaatatttttcctttattcttcagTTGCTCTTGCCCCATTGACATCAGTTTGAAGTGATAAGATCATTCCCATGGCTTCTTCATCCTCAGAACTCTTTCCGAGACcctccttgtgtgtgtgtgtgtgtgtgtgtgtgtgtacatatgcacATGCGGTTATCTAGCTCTCACCTTGACTCTTGCCTCTGCAGAGGTAGGTGAGGCTGGGGGCCAGTTGTCAGGGGGTCAGCGACAGGCAGTGGCCTTGGCACGGGCATTGATCCGGAAACCACGTGTTCTCATCTTGGATGATGCCACCAGTGCCCTGGATGCAGACAGCCAGTTACGGGTGAGAGTCACCTTTGTAATGCCTCTACCCCACTCaatcctgtttcttttctttacccCATGTAATTCATATTGATATTATAATTATCCAAGCCAGTCCTTgcaattctttcagctttttaacttCTCCAGATCACTCAGTTCCCATTAACATCTTCCCAATGCATCTAGAACCAGTTAAGAGACTATCTACAGGCTCTGAATCTATGAAGCCAAACGCAAAGGAAAGGTCTTCCTAATCATGTTAACTAAAATCAATTGCTCTTTTAATATGTGCAGTCTCTTTATGATGCTGCCTCATATATTCATCATAAATCCTTGTGATCTGGGGGGTTTTATCCTCATTCTACAGATGATAAAATGGAGGCTGAGAGAGGTTGAATAATCAAGGTCCTCCAGCTGTTGAGTAGCAGAGCCTGGAACAAAATTCAGATCTACTTGACTGGAATGCTCGTGCTCTTTACCACCAAGCTGTATTTCCTTAAAACATCATATAAAAGCTCCCAGTCCATGGTAGAGAGGAGAGACTGTTCAATACCCTTCACTCTTCTCCTGTGGGTTTCACCATAGTACTCTTAGTCATATCCCACTTCTTCCACCTCATGTAAATGTGCCTTAGCAGGACAGGTTTGACAGAGAAGCACTCAGAACGAGGCTCTTCAGTCTCCTTGTGGTTTTTGGTGGCAATGATCCTGGTGAGGTCTGTCCTAGCCCTGGAAGCACAGATGTCTTCCTGGGCTGAGTGGGCCCCTCCTCTGACAGGAtctatgtcttttttttcagGTGGAGCAGCTCCTGTATGAAAGCCCTGAGCGGGGCTTGCGATCTGTGCTTCTCATCACCCAGCGCCTAAGCTTAGTGGAGCAGGCTGACCACATCCTCTTTCTGGAGGGGGGAAGCATCTGTGAGGCAGGAACCCACCAGCAGCTCATGGAGAAGAGGGGACGCTACTGGGCTATGGCGCAGACCCCTGGAGGGTCAGGTGCTCCGGAATGAGAGACTAATCAGCACTGCACACTCCatatccttctcttctcttctctgtggTGGAGAATTTGGGAGCAAAGATCTACCAGTGATAGAGTAGTCAACTGCTTCTGGAAGGAGTTAATCCTAAAACATCCTAAAATTTAACCCCGTTGGTGATGCTTGAAATCCTGTCATGAGtgttacctcttttttttttttccttttttttcctgtcccaccttttcttgataatgtAGAATTCCTGGAAGATGAACATAGGGTTTATAACTCCTTAGTGTAACCGGGTTTAGAGCTAGGGTTGATGCTTTGGTGTGGATAGCACCCTGAAAATTCATAGAAATATTCAGAATTTACAGAAAACTATTTTCCAACACAACCAAAGGACACTATGCTGGCCCATAAATAACCTGTGGATTCTtggtatttataataaaattggtATTTTGTACTGTGGCTTTCCGTGTGTTTTTGGCATCTGGAACAGCTCATGGTCTCTCACAGGGCACGTTTCAGGAGGCTGGGGGCTTCCTCCTTTAGCATCTTCAGTGTTTCCCAGCCCTCAGTGCACCACCTTCTCCCttaagttttctattttctacGGTCTCCCCCTCCAACTTCTCTCACCGCCCCAACCCCTGCTCTCAGGATGAGCGTGATACAGCGCGTTCCAAGGCACCAGCGGCAGCAACTGCTTGGACTTCCTGAGGTGGAAGATGGAAGGAGAGCGAGGCCAGAGGAAGTGCAAGCGCCGGCGGGGGAGGGGCTGGCAGCGCCTCGCGGGTTCTTGTCCCTTAGTGGAGAGAGGTACCACTGCACCTGCAGCGGTGATTTCAGGATGGGGGGCGTGGTTATCTCGTAACTCTCTTCATTCAAGGAGGGCCAGGATGGTGTGACGTTAACAGTTGCTGGGCAGATTAGGCCAGCATAGGTTGCAGTGAGAGGTGGGGCTTAGAGCAATTGAACTCGCCAGTGCTCAGCCAAGGAAGAATTATGCACGGAGGGGAGGGCAGAAAGGGCCTGTCTTTTGTGGGTGGCTACAGGTTAGGGAGACCGTTGAACGGGGGAGGCGCCCTGTGAGGCACCGCGTGGAAGGATTCGGAGACTAGCCCTCTTCCTTCCGTCTCCTGGTCCCATCCCCCTGCACACTGCGGGTTTAGTGTGTTACCGGTTGCCCAGGACCTGGCCTCAGGACCCATCGTCTCCACGTACTCCCTCCCCTACTTTTATAACGTGATGGTCATACGAACCTCTCCCCAGCACCCCACGTGAAACTGCTCGCGGCTCCTAGGCTGACTTCTAGCTTTCCGGTTGAGGCTACACCTTTGGATGATAcggccccacccacccctgccagAGCACGCCCCGGCGGCCGGGCCTCTCGCTGTAACCCCATCGCCAAGGGGCCTTCGAAGTCGCTCCTCCCGTTATTCCTTCCTCTGACAGCCCATTACGCCTCGTTTCTCCCATCTCAGTGAAGCCGGAGCGAAGAAGCCTGTCCACAACATGATATTCCTGGTCCCCGGACACCCACTGGCTTCTTCTCGGCAAGGGCAGGGGGATGTGGAAAAAATTCTGGTTCCCTCCCCTTCGGGCTACGGCTTTCGCTTTCACTTCCTCCGCCGAGAGCCGACAGATCTCCGGGTGCCGGGCGATCATGGCGCTTCTGGAGGTGTGCGGAGCCCCCCGAGAGCAGGAGGACGACTGGGCTTTCCCCGTCGCGGGAAGCAGGCACCGCTCGGACCCCGGACACTACAGTTTCTCTATGCGCTCTGCCGAGCTCGCCCTGCCCCGGGGAATGCAGGTCGGGGCTGAAAGGAAACCCCGAAGGGAAGCGGGAAAGAGGGCGCAGAGGAATAGAGGCTCCGCTTTGGGACTGTCCTCCCGCGGGGGTCCCGGAGGGGGGCATCCTTCAGGCCTGGAGAGCAGCGTCCGGGCCGGGACCCATGGAAGAAGCCACGTGGGGACGGGGTGGGGTGGGCGCGGCGGGGAAGGCATTTGGAAGTGTCAGGGGATGAGCAAAGAGTTCGAGGTGAGGTGGGGGCTCCCTCGGGAAGACAGAAGGCTTTCCTGCCTTTTCTCCACCACGCACAGATCAGGAAGCCTTTTTCATGAGGTTATCATGTGTTACAGGGCTGTGTAGTGTCTTGGAAAACCTTTGAACTTGGGCAGCTAGTCTCACCTCAGCAACTCAGTGTGGTGTGACTTGGGGCAAGTCACTTAGTCTAGTTCTCAGGCTCTTCCGCAACATGGAGATACTGTTAATGGAACgtattttgtgaggattaaatgagtggtGAATGGGAAAAGTATTAAATTCACCCTTAAAATTCATAGTTAGGGTAGCAGTTGGTTTTCATGTCTATTGCACTGGAAAATGGGAAAGGTTGGTGTCGTGggcatcttttctttttgtccaGCCATTTTCTTCCACAGATTGTTTATTAACTGTCCCATTGATTGATGGTGGAGAATTTCTTCCCATCTCTTCACCGCCATACTCTCTAATACTTTTCCTGGCACCACCTGCCACAGAAGTTTTCATTGCCCTTTTCTCTATATCTTCTCTCCCATTAGCCAACTGAATTCTTCCAGTCCCTGGGTGGGAACGGCGAGAAGAACGTTCAGATTGAGATGGCCCATGGCACCACCACACTCGCCTTCAAGTTCCAGCATGGAGTGATTGTGGCGGTGGATTCTCGGGCCTCGGCTGGGAGTTACATTGGTGAGTGTGGCTGTCCTGGCAGGCAGATTCGGGGGAGCTGGACTCTCCTCTTTGCAGGAGAAGAACATCTGCACCAAGAGGGAAGTAGGTATTGATTTAGGACACACAGGGAGAGCTGTGGGTCATCACTCCATCTTCTTCCAGCGACCATACGGGTGAACAAGGTGATTGAGATTAACCCTTACCTGCTTGGCACCATGTCTGGCTCTGCGGCTGACTGTCAGTATTGGGAGCGTCTGCTTGCCAAGGAGTGCAGGTAGGTGAGGCCTCTAAACCTGGTGGTCAACCCCTGGATCCCCCAGATCACTGCTCCTCATCCCCCACCCCTGCATGTTCCCCCTCAGTGCTAAGAGAGTATTTCAAAAAACGGCTTTTCAGTGAGAAAAACCTCCTCCCAAATCTCAGTCCACTCTCCTGCCAGTGGGGCAGATGATTTGTTCCATTATTTGACACTGACACCATCAGCCCTGGTGGGAGGGTATCACACACCAggattgttttttgtgtttttggatACTTTAAATTCCAAGTCTCTTCCTGATCCTTAGATCTTACAAAATAACTCCTTCCAAATGCTTATCTCTCTAATCACTTTCTGCCCCATTAAGTGGGCAGCTCAGAGAGCTAAACTTGCCCTGCCCCTCTAAGTCATCCATTCTCCCCCACGGTCCCTGCCCAGGCTGTACTATCTGCGGAACGGGGAGCGCATCTCAGTGTCAGCAGCCTCCAAACTGCTCTCCAACATGATGTACCAGTACCGGGGCATGGGCCTCTCCATGCACAGCATGATCTGTGGCTGGGACAAGAAGGTGGGTGCTCTCCATTCCCCAAGTTCCCCCACATATTCATGAAAGGTCTGTTTTCCCATGGTCcaccccctctccttcccctacAGGATCCATGGCGTGTTATGTGATGGTTCCAGTGTATCCATGGGCTATTTCTTGGTCTAGATGTGGACCAAGCCCGTATGAGTTTTGTAAACTTATCGCCTTTGGTAAAACAGCTGATTCcaagtttgtttttcctttttatttccaaagTTCTATGATTGTTACCAAAGTACTGTCCTGGTTCACATGTTCCTGTGGTAATTCTCATTCTTCTGTCCACTTTTTATGGGTCACACTTGAACCTCTATGTTACCAATACCTTCCTCTTCAATTGCAACCTGGAATCTTCTTTCATCCTATAGGGTCCTGGCCTCTACTATGTGGATGAAAATGGGACTCGGCTCTCAGGAAATATGTTCTCCACTGGTAGTGGGAACACTTATGCCTACGGAGTCATGGACAGTGGCTACCGACACAATCTTAGCCCTGAAGAGGCCTATGACCTTGGCCGCAGGGCTATAGTTCATGCCACACACCGAGACAGCTATTCTGGAGGCGTTGTCAATAGTGAGAGACCAATGCTACCAAGcccagggtggtggtggtggtgggagtgaTGGTCACGAATGGGAGATTCAGGAGAAGCAGAGTGGCAGGGAGGAGGTTTTCAGAGTCAGAAGAGGGGCCTTGAAGTCCCAGTAATAAGggcttgagtgtgtgtgtgtgcgcattgTTGATGCCTTCAAGATAACATTTTTAACAGGAACTTCCCGAAGTGAAAGGTGACTCCGTGTTCTTTTCTCAATTGCCCACAGTGTACCACATGAAGGAAGATGGTTGGGTGAAAGTGGAAAGCACGGACGTCAGTGACCTGATGTACGAGTACCGGGAGGTCAATCAGTAATGGTGGCAGCGCTTTGCCTGGCCTCCTCTTGGGGTGCCTGGCAGACTCAGGGAACTGGACCAGCTTAAGCTCCAGGAGATGGAAGGGCCTAACCTGAGCCCAGAGGAGAGTGACTAGGCTCGGTGGTTAGTCTGGGGGAGGCAGAATTCATCCTTTTGTGTTTTCTCTATTTCAAAGAGCAAACATGCCACACACCCCCTTCCTGGCACCTTCTGGGTGCCCTAATAAGTACAATAAAGGAAAACGGTTATAAACGGCTGTGTATTTTGGTTGAGTGGGATTGGGACTGTGGTTGTTAGGAGGGGTTGGGGGAAgagcagattttttttctggagaaggGACTGGAACCCCCTACCAAAGCTTTACTTTTCTAAGAAATGGGGCCTCATGAAATATGTCTCTTGGGTTTTCCTTCTCAATTGCCTCTCCAGGACCTCAGGAAGATGGACAACTGTTACCTGTGGACACTTATTTGCAATCCCATTTAGGTTAGGGTCCTTCTGGTAGTGTTACATCTGGAGGGGGGGGGGTCTTGTGTTaatggtttgggtgtttgggGAAAGGGAACCTAGAAAAAAGTCTTTGATGTTGTAAAGTGGGATGAAAAAATTTCCACCTCAACAGGTGTGTGGTAATTGCAAACACTTTACCATTTGCTCCAAGTAGCCCTTCAGAGTTATTGGATATAGAATGTAAAGAAGGACATTAGAGGTTCAGTTTCATGATCGGTCACGCTTGGTTGCAAGATGACAGGCCCATgactgaagaggaagaggagatagGGAGGACTCCCTGAAACGGACACTATGAGGAAAAGTTAAACAACCAGGTTAGAAAAATGGAGAAGGACGTAAGGTTCTTTCCTGAATCAGGCTGGAGCTACAGAAAGGAGCACAGAAGACGCCACTTCTCAGAGGAGAGTTAGTCAAGgtaaaagggagaaagaaggaagcagcTGAGTGTGGAGGTTTTTTTCCACAAGGGAGAGATCCTTATAACCCCAGAATGGAAAGGGTTGGAGAAAGTTTGATAATTCTCTACTTTAGATCCCCTCCCCCTTATTTTAAACTTTGAGTGACTCATTGGTAGTCACaccaataacattttaaaaggtgGTTTGGAATTCTAGTGATCCTCCCTTTGAGGATTTTTTGACTTTGGAAGATACAGTTTCAACCTGAAGAGTTATTTCTGGAAGAAACACATAGGCATGTTCCATAGTTAGGCTCTGGCCAGGCAGGAACCAAGGACCTGCGTGACTGCACTTTTAACCAGTGTTAAAATAGACCAAGAAACAAAGTCCACTACCTGGGGTCTCCCTCAAAAAAGCTGAAGGTCCTCCCAACATAATTTGGAATGTTAATTTAGAGGCGTCTGAACATGTGCCCTGTTCAAGGTGCCCTGCTGAGGAGGACAAATGAAGACAATGGTTCACTGCCTCATGAACTGGAAAACTGTAGGTGCAAACTCCCAGGGTCCCCATGAGACTGGCTAAAACCTATTTAGGAGAGACCCTTCGTGCTTCTTCTCGCTCGGGGTCCAGATTTTTGTATCCCAAGACCCTAAAATTGGAGCTTGGACTGGGAAAATGGTTCGGAGCTTGAGGTAATAACGTTGACGAAAATCCAGTGGTTCTCCAATTACAACCCATCCCAATCCTTGAAACAGATTTATTTTACTTCATGACAATTCTAAAATAATCGCAGTCAGTTTTATATCACAGAGTAACTGCTGCTAAGGGTGTGAGTTTCACTTGGGGGCTGGCAAGCGCGAACCCGAGTTCGGGATCCGGGTTCCTTGGTCTGTAGGTCTCGCGCGCCCCCACCTGGCCGCCTCGCGCAGAGCGAGCGCATTGGCTGGGGAAGCGAAAGCGAAAGCGAAAGCGGCGAAGCCCTCTCGTCCTCCCCAGGAGAGCGTCGCTAACTGATGAAAGTGGGAAACGACGTTTGAGGCGGAGGCAGCGGAAGATTTCTCCACCACCCAACGGAAGGCCTCCCGAAGCCGCCTGTAGGGACGCGTCCCAACCCATCACCCACTCCACGCTCCCTGCGTCGGGTCCCTCTGGACCTCGCGGCGTGGAAGGAGCCGAGCAGGACCGCCTCGCTGTTTGGGACTCGGCGGAGCAGGCGCAggttggggcagggggagggtgtcgggattttgtttgtttgttggttggtttaaAGAATGAGGCTCCTGATGGGGAGGTCCCTCTCCACCTCTCACGGGTAGACTGACCCCTGTAGGTTGTACTGATTGGCACGGAGTAGCCAGGGGGTCTCTCCGGGTAGGACTGGGTAAAATGAGAAACCCACGGGTTGGGTGGGGTGAGGGACAGGAAAGGATTGGGATTCCACTTCCATAATTTCTCACCCTCTCCCCACAGATAGCACCATGCGGCTCGCTGACCTGAGTCCCTGGGCTTTCCTGCTGCTGGTGGACTCGACCCTCCTCTGGCTGCTTCGGGGGACCCTGGGGGCTTTGCTCCCGGGAGGGCTTCCAGGCCTGTGGCTGGAGGGAGCCCTGCGACTTGGAGGGCTGTGGGGGCTGCTAAAGCTGGGGGGGCTGCTGGGCTATGTGGGGACCCTGTTGCCCTTGCTCTGCCTGGTGGCCCCGCTGTTTCTCTCCCTGAGGGCCCTGGTCCCAGGGGCCTTGAGCGCTCCCCCCGTCAGAATGGCTTCAGCcccctggagctggctgctggcggCCTATGGGGCTGCCGGGCTAAGCTGGGCAGTGTGGGCTGTGCTGAGCCCCCCAGGAGCCCCCACTTCAGCCCAGAAGACGGAGCAGGGCCAGGAGAACAAATCCTTGATGTGGAGATTGCTGAGGCTTTCCATTCCAGACCTGCCTTTCCTCATTGCCGCCTTCTTCTTCTTGGTTGTTGCCGTTTTGGGTGAGTCGGGGAGAAGCTTGTGAGTTGGAGGTGGGAAGAGGCCTTTGACACCAGCACATTCACCTGTTCTCCATCACGCTTCCTTCAGGTGAGACATTGCTCCCTCACTACTCTGGTCGTGTGATTGACATCCTGGGAAGTGACTTCGATCCTGATGCCTTTGCCAGCGCCATCTTTTTCATGTGCCTCTTTTCCTTTGGAAGGTAGGGGATGGGGGCAGGTGGGTCCATTTGCTAGCCCCAGATTTTCACAGGCGCCCTCACTTTCCTAACTCCAGTTTCAGACTCTTTTGTGCACAAAGCACATGTAGTTTAAAAATACCTAATCTAAAATGTGCATGTGTTTATttattcaccattctgttccattcattcttccttccttccttccttcaccgTATTTATCCAACATCTTCAAAGTTTATATTATTTATAGATACAAGTACAAGTGAACTTAGCACAAAGgagtttttttccccccaaaactctgctatatatttttattttattttattagggaagttgtaggtttacagaaaaatcatgcagaaaatagtttTCATATTTGCCCCCATgggtacctttgttgcaattaagaaaatatattataataatattagtaTAAtttattatagtccatagtttacgtagggttcactgcttgtgttgcaCAGTCCCGTGGTACAGAATGTTTCTCAATTGCCTCTCAGCGTTTCTATCTCTCtgaatccatttttcttttctgtgtcctACCTCTCGCCCCTAAACCtgtttccaaaatatctctccaGGATTTCCTCTTGTCGGGCGTGGGGGGTTTCTTCCTCTTGACCCTTCTTTCCTAACTCATTTCAACAATTCCTGAAGATCTTCTCTCCAGCATCTTTACCCTTTCCctctttatttgctttttcctcttttagaTATACTCAGGAGTGTGTTGTCCCAAACAAACAAATACGACTAGACGGGGCCAGGACTGGTGTAAGGCAGGGGAGGTGCCTGGATGCACTCTCGGAGCTGTGCACCTGCCTCCCTTGCCCCGCCCTGGTCCTGGCTCTCTTGCTTGACATTGCTCCTTTTTTACTGCCAGACTTCGTTTAGAGTGCGCTCAAAACCGAGTCGTCATTATGCCTTCATCCTACACCTGCAACTCTGCTGAAACCAATGGCTCAGAAGGGGATAACTAACTGCTTATTGATGGGTCCagtacctttttaaaaatcagccctCAATTCTCCAGGCTTCTCTGTAGCATTTGGCACTAGAATAACCTCTTATTACTGACCTTTTTTCTGaagttagctttttaaaaataaaattgtggttatatatatatatgtaacataaagtTTGCTGTTTAAGCCATCTTtatgtatataattcagtgaattaataacattcacaatgttgtattgccat includes the following:
- the PSMB8 gene encoding proteasome subunit beta type-8 — encoded protein: MWKKFWFPPLRATAFAFTSSAESRQISGCRAIMALLEVCGAPREQEDDWAFPVAGSRHRSDPGHYSFSMRSAELALPRGMQPTEFFQSLGGNGEKNVQIEMAHGTTTLAFKFQHGVIVAVDSRASAGSYIATIRVNKVIEINPYLLGTMSGSAADCQYWERLLAKECRLYYLRNGERISVSAASKLLSNMMYQYRGMGLSMHSMICGWDKKGPGLYYVDENGTRLSGNMFSTGSGNTYAYGVMDSGYRHNLSPEEAYDLGRRAIVHATHRDSYSGGVVNMYHMKEDGWVKVESTDVSDLMYEYREVNQ